A single window of Caldimicrobium thiodismutans DNA harbors:
- a CDS encoding purine-nucleoside phosphorylase, translated as MQDLYYKRLFETFSFLKEQVPFHPEIVITLGTGLSNLSEAVEKEWIMPYAEIPNFPQSTVETHAGELIFGRLSNKKVVLLRGRFHYYEGYSAKELTFPLRVLTLFKPTIYLVSNAAGGLNLSFRAGDLMLIKDHINLIPDNPLRGINYEELGPRFPDLSCPYAQDLRNLFKDTARALGEELQEGVYVAVPGPSLETPAETKFLRMIGADAVGMSTVPEVIVAIHAGLKVLGVSVIANVNNPDNFQPILFEDVVAEAQRAEKRLTKLVVEFLKRI; from the coding sequence ATGCAGGACCTCTATTATAAAAGGCTCTTTGAGACCTTTTCTTTTTTAAAGGAGCAAGTTCCCTTTCATCCTGAAATTGTTATCACCCTTGGGACAGGCTTATCAAATCTTTCCGAAGCTGTTGAAAAAGAATGGATTATGCCCTACGCAGAGATTCCTAACTTTCCCCAATCCACTGTGGAAACCCATGCGGGAGAACTTATCTTTGGAAGGCTTTCCAATAAAAAGGTAGTCCTTTTAAGGGGAAGATTTCACTATTATGAAGGCTACTCCGCTAAGGAGCTTACCTTTCCACTGCGAGTGCTTACTCTATTTAAACCCACCATCTACCTTGTCTCCAATGCTGCAGGAGGACTAAATCTCTCCTTTAGAGCTGGGGATCTAATGCTTATTAAAGACCATATAAACCTCATTCCCGATAATCCCTTAAGGGGAATTAACTATGAAGAGCTTGGGCCGAGATTTCCAGACCTTTCCTGTCCCTATGCGCAGGATCTCAGGAATTTATTTAAAGACACTGCCAGGGCACTCGGGGAAGAACTTCAAGAGGGGGTCTATGTAGCAGTCCCTGGACCAAGCCTTGAAACACCAGCAGAGACAAAATTTTTGAGAATGATTGGAGCAGATGCAGTAGGTATGTCAACAGTGCCTGAGGTTATAGTTGCAATCCATGCTGGACTCAAGGTTCTTGGTGTTTCTGTTATTGCTAATGTAAATAATCCCGATAATTTTCAACCCATTCTTTTTGAAGATGTTGTTGCAGAAGCTCAAAGGGCTGAAAAAAGGCTAACAAAATTGGTCGTGGAATTTCTAAAGCGAATTTAA
- a CDS encoding polyribonucleotide nucleotidyltransferase, with translation MERVEIRLDGRDPIIIETGAYARLAGASVVVKQGGTAVLVTACISEKPLEGFDFLPLSVDYREQSSAWGRIPGGFLKREGKPTDREVLVSRLIDRSLRPLFPEGFSHEVVVTALTLSADEKHDPDVLSLLGASAALILSPAPFEGPIGGLRVARSNGKFILNPSYEERQNSDLDLVVAFTEDSLVMVEGGGKEIPEETLLQALFFALEQGKVLILSQKGLAEKLKPQKLTFTSPYADQELYNFVELKTKTKVLSALGIQDKIERHRVLDLIFEEASSEIEESQRVKLAFFYKKLLQRLLRESLFYQGRRIDGRKPEEIRPINIEVHPFERPHGSAIFTRGQTQVFATVTLGSSESAQLVETIFEGETFKRFMLHYNFPPFCTGEARPWGPPRRREIGHGALAERALEPLIPSEEDFPYIIRIVANVLESNGSSSMATVCAGSLALFDAGVPVKKHVAGIAMGLATFEDKYLILTDILGDEDQLGDMDFKVAGTREGITSVQMDIKIKGLKREVLSKALEQARLARLFILDKMYAVLPQPRAELSPFAPCIEIITVPEDKASLIIGPGGKTVKDIRDRTGTTIWVLEGGRVSISGPNREGVESAKREILNLVAEVEIGKIYDGKITRIEPYGLFVEVLPGKIGLLHVSKMDNPPRDLKSVYKIGDKIRVRVIEIDEAGRFKLTTLLGTEDAGPLL, from the coding sequence ATGGAAAGAGTTGAGATTAGATTAGATGGAAGAGATCCCATTATTATTGAAACAGGTGCATATGCCCGTTTAGCCGGGGCCTCTGTTGTAGTAAAACAGGGAGGAACAGCTGTTCTTGTCACTGCCTGTATTAGTGAAAAACCTCTTGAGGGGTTTGACTTTCTTCCCCTCTCAGTTGACTACCGGGAGCAAAGTTCTGCCTGGGGTAGGATCCCGGGAGGATTTCTAAAAAGAGAGGGAAAACCTACAGATAGAGAAGTGTTGGTCTCCCGCCTTATAGATCGTTCTTTGAGACCCCTTTTTCCTGAAGGTTTTTCCCATGAAGTAGTGGTTACAGCACTTACCCTTTCAGCTGATGAAAAACATGACCCTGATGTCCTCTCCCTTCTGGGGGCTTCAGCTGCCCTAATCCTTTCTCCAGCCCCCTTTGAAGGACCTATCGGGGGGTTGAGAGTTGCTCGCAGCAATGGGAAATTTATCCTGAATCCCTCCTATGAGGAAAGACAAAACTCTGATCTTGACCTTGTTGTTGCCTTTACAGAGGACTCTCTTGTAATGGTGGAAGGAGGAGGCAAAGAAATCCCTGAAGAGACGCTCTTACAGGCCCTTTTCTTTGCCTTAGAACAAGGAAAAGTGCTTATCCTTTCCCAGAAAGGTTTAGCTGAAAAACTCAAACCTCAAAAACTCACCTTTACCTCACCCTATGCAGATCAAGAGCTTTATAACTTTGTGGAGCTTAAAACCAAAACAAAGGTTTTGTCTGCCCTTGGCATTCAAGACAAAATTGAGAGGCACAGGGTTCTTGACTTGATTTTTGAAGAGGCCTCCTCTGAAATTGAGGAGTCTCAAAGGGTAAAATTAGCCTTTTTTTATAAAAAACTTCTCCAAAGGCTTTTAAGGGAAAGCCTCTTTTATCAGGGTAGACGCATCGATGGAAGAAAACCAGAAGAGATAAGACCTATAAACATTGAGGTTCACCCCTTTGAAAGACCCCATGGTTCAGCTATATTTACAAGGGGTCAGACCCAGGTTTTTGCAACTGTTACCCTTGGGTCAAGTGAATCTGCTCAGCTTGTGGAGACTATCTTTGAGGGAGAAACCTTTAAAAGATTTATGCTCCACTACAACTTTCCACCCTTCTGCACAGGAGAGGCTCGTCCCTGGGGACCTCCAAGGAGAAGAGAAATTGGGCATGGTGCCCTTGCTGAAAGAGCCCTTGAGCCCCTGATCCCATCTGAAGAAGATTTTCCCTATATCATAAGAATTGTTGCCAATGTGCTTGAATCCAATGGTTCTTCCTCTATGGCAACTGTTTGTGCAGGATCCCTTGCCCTCTTTGATGCAGGAGTACCAGTTAAAAAACATGTTGCTGGCATTGCCATGGGACTTGCAACCTTTGAAGATAAGTATCTTATTCTTACAGATATCCTGGGAGATGAGGATCAGCTGGGAGATATGGACTTTAAGGTTGCTGGAACCCGAGAGGGGATAACAAGCGTGCAGATGGATATAAAAATAAAGGGTCTAAAAAGGGAGGTTCTCTCAAAGGCTCTGGAACAGGCAAGGCTTGCGAGGCTCTTTATCCTTGATAAAATGTATGCAGTCTTACCTCAACCCAGGGCTGAACTTTCCCCCTTTGCCCCCTGTATTGAAATTATCACCGTTCCAGAGGATAAGGCATCTTTAATCATAGGCCCCGGAGGAAAGACCGTTAAAGATATCCGGGATAGAACTGGAACTACCATCTGGGTGCTTGAAGGAGGCAGGGTCTCCATATCTGGTCCAAATAGGGAAGGAGTTGAATCTGCTAAAAGGGAAATCTTAAATCTTGTGGCAGAGGTTGAGATAGGAAAGATTTACGATGGCAAGATCACCCGCATAGAACCCTATGGACTCTTTGTTGAGGTTTTACCGGGAAAGATCGGACTTCTCCATGTCTCCAAAATGGATAATCCTCCCAGAGATCTAAAAAGTGTCTATAAAATAGGAGATAAAATTCGGGTCAGGGTCATTGAGATAGATGAGGCAGGACGATTTAAGCTTACCACCCTTCTGGGAACAGAAGATGCAGGACCTCTATTATAA
- a CDS encoding flagellar hook-basal body protein → MAGLRINPQVGLLEALESAQLLERKFTASANNLANVDTPGFKADGLTFREVLMKKIGPKYQKAFKETVPYLNSEQGFLEPTHNPLHFSIVGEGFFKVQTPQGIAYTRAGNFTLDAERRLVTPQGYPVLANGAPVIIDPGMAAEGLVTMENLKLRVSPDGLLSIDGTEIARLDVVTFDDFSKLKKLGENLYISEGAQEMMPLNYEVRQGFVEKSNVNPIKEMVNLIEIQRTFESVQRTIRGLDEASEKLIETARR, encoded by the coding sequence ATGGCGGGACTGAGGATTAATCCCCAGGTGGGACTTCTTGAGGCTCTTGAATCAGCTCAGCTTCTTGAGAGAAAATTTACTGCCTCTGCCAATAATCTTGCCAATGTGGATACCCCTGGGTTTAAGGCGGATGGGCTTACCTTTAGAGAGGTTTTGATGAAAAAAATTGGCCCAAAATATCAGAAAGCCTTTAAAGAGACTGTGCCTTATCTGAACTCAGAGCAGGGTTTCCTTGAACCCACTCACAATCCCTTACATTTTTCCATAGTGGGAGAGGGCTTTTTTAAAGTGCAGACCCCTCAAGGCATAGCTTACACAAGAGCTGGAAACTTTACCCTTGATGCAGAGAGACGACTTGTTACGCCACAAGGTTATCCAGTTCTTGCCAATGGAGCCCCTGTGATTATTGATCCTGGAATGGCTGCAGAAGGCCTTGTTACCATGGAAAATTTGAAATTAAGAGTTTCTCCTGACGGACTTCTATCTATTGATGGAACTGAGATTGCAAGGCTTGATGTAGTTACCTTTGATGATTTCAGCAAACTGAAAAAGCTTGGAGAAAACCTCTATATCTCAGAGGGAGCTCAGGAAATGATGCCTCTAAATTATGAGGTCAGGCAGGGCTTTGTGGAAAAGTCCAATGTGAATCCTATTAAAGAGATGGTGAACCTAATTGAGATCCAAAGGACCTTTGAATCAGTGCAAAGAACAATTAGAGGGCTTGATGAGGCCTCAGAGAAATTAATTGAAACTGCAAGGAGGTAA
- the flgG gene encoding flagellar basal-body rod protein FlgG has protein sequence MIRGLWSAATGMQAQQLQLDTIANNLSNVNTPGFKKSRVEFEDLFYQNLKLAGALTADGVQVPVGMQVGLGVRPVAVSKLFTQGEYQLTNQELDLAIEGRGFFRVVMGGEEFYTRAGNFKLDRDGYIVTPDGARLQPEFAVPTGTARIEVTQDGVITALDQNGNTLAQAQLLIYDFPNPAGLYAVGRNLFRATPAAGDVIEGNPGQNGFGTIAQGYLEMSNVDIVEEMVKMIITQRAYESNSKGVLTADQLLEMANNLKR, from the coding sequence ATGATCAGAGGACTCTGGAGTGCAGCAACAGGCATGCAGGCTCAACAGCTTCAACTGGATACTATTGCTAACAATCTCTCCAATGTGAATACCCCAGGATTTAAAAAAAGCCGGGTAGAATTTGAAGACCTCTTTTATCAGAATTTAAAGCTTGCTGGAGCCCTGACAGCAGATGGAGTTCAGGTGCCAGTTGGTATGCAGGTTGGCCTTGGGGTAAGACCTGTTGCGGTTTCAAAGCTCTTTACCCAGGGAGAATATCAGCTAACCAATCAAGAGCTTGACCTTGCCATTGAGGGAAGGGGCTTTTTTAGAGTGGTTATGGGAGGAGAAGAGTTTTACACACGGGCAGGAAATTTCAAACTGGATAGAGATGGTTATATTGTTACCCCGGATGGAGCAAGGCTTCAGCCTGAGTTTGCTGTGCCCACAGGCACCGCTCGTATTGAGGTGACTCAGGATGGTGTAATAACTGCCCTTGACCAGAATGGTAATACCTTAGCTCAGGCCCAGCTCCTCATATACGATTTCCCCAATCCAGCAGGCCTTTATGCAGTGGGAAGAAATCTTTTCAGAGCAACCCCTGCTGCTGGAGATGTAATTGAGGGAAATCCCGGACAAAATGGCTTTGGAACCATTGCTCAAGGGTATCTTGAGATGTCCAATGTGGATATCGTTGAGGAGATGGTAAAGATGATTATTACTCAGAGGGCCTATGAGTCCAATTCCAAAGGGGTTTTAACTGCAGATCAGCTCTTAGAGATGGCCAATAATCTTAAGAGGTAA
- the waaF gene encoding lipopolysaccharide heptosyltransferase II: MQFLIVKLSALGDVIQTLPALNLLKRVYPEAEIDWIVEERNGELLLDHPYLRRVFFFKKVFFKNPGKFFSFIRNLRKTQYTAIIDFQGLLKSGILTFFAKSKYKIGFSNHREGSPLFYNVKFPPFDPELHAVKRYLLLVKNTVNFLTPEVSFSFPEDEILYHHPLVEHKPTLETKRPYLILIPGARWETKLWPFAHWKSFLELSSELRKKYDFYFIGSEKEREIKIWAEEMEKSFSGVFSLIGKLSLKEVVFLIKRAEFIVSVDTGTMHLASLLNRPILALFGPTSPQRTGPWSKNSFVIQEKLSCVPCFKRRCLTLTCMQGLSPEKVWTKLKELLS, translated from the coding sequence TTGCAATTCCTCATTGTAAAACTCTCAGCCCTTGGAGATGTTATTCAGACCTTACCTGCCCTTAATCTACTTAAAAGGGTCTACCCAGAGGCAGAAATTGACTGGATAGTAGAGGAGAGAAATGGAGAACTTCTCCTTGACCATCCCTATTTAAGAAGGGTCTTCTTTTTTAAAAAGGTCTTCTTTAAAAACCCAGGCAAGTTTTTTTCCTTCATACGAAATCTTCGAAAAACCCAATACACAGCAATTATTGATTTTCAAGGGCTTTTAAAAAGCGGTATACTTACCTTTTTTGCTAAATCCAAATATAAAATAGGTTTTTCCAATCACAGAGAGGGAAGCCCCCTTTTTTATAATGTCAAGTTTCCACCCTTTGATCCAGAGCTTCATGCTGTCAAGCGTTATCTCCTATTAGTAAAAAATACTGTTAATTTTTTGACACCTGAAGTCTCCTTTTCATTTCCAGAAGATGAAATCCTTTATCATCATCCTCTTGTAGAGCATAAACCTACTCTTGAGACTAAAAGGCCCTATTTAATTCTCATTCCCGGGGCAAGATGGGAAACAAAACTCTGGCCCTTTGCACATTGGAAATCCTTCCTTGAACTTTCCTCCGAGCTCAGGAAAAAATATGATTTCTATTTTATTGGAAGTGAAAAAGAAAGGGAAATCAAAATCTGGGCTGAAGAGATGGAGAAGTCCTTTTCAGGAGTCTTCTCCTTAATAGGGAAACTCTCCTTAAAAGAGGTTGTTTTTTTAATAAAAAGGGCCGAGTTTATTGTCTCTGTTGATACAGGAACTATGCACCTTGCCAGTCTTTTAAATAGACCTATTCTTGCCCTCTTTGGCCCAACCTCTCCCCAGAGAACTGGTCCCTGGAGTAAAAACTCCTTTGTCATACAGGAAAAGCTCTCCTGTGTCCCCTGTTTCAAACGCAGATGCCTTACCCTTACCTGCATGCAAGGACTCAGCCCTGAAAAAGTCTGGACAAAATTAAAAGAACTCTTATCCTAA
- a CDS encoding Rne/Rng family ribonuclease, with protein MGKLLISYTPFEIRVGLIEDQSLVEYYVERPSEKGLVGNIYKGKIVRVVPGINSAFVDLGLERTAFLFGDDLIPPEDIEWDREVTPISPQEILKEGKEILVQVIKEPLGHKGARISTNLTLPGHYLVYLPYFHHIGISRKIKEEVLRRNLREMVERLRPPHTGWIIRTAAVEADENSLKREIEFLLCLWEDIKERAMKVKAPALLYEELNIAFRSIRDLFTKEISTILVDDLEFYQKLRDFLERYFPDFLSRLELFEGNEDLFYTYGFQTDVKKLLARKVWLKSGGFIVIEPCEAFTAIDVNTGRFVGESELEETILKTNLEAAQEIASQLRLRNIGGLIVIDFIDMDNPDHQELVLETLKNALKKDKAKHSFLPISDFGLLQMTRERRRDSLYEVFYETCPLCAGEGRIKSRRTIYYDLLRRILKMGIHLKNKTLVIEVHPNLTEIIGEEIFHLEELEKRFNFKSIIKSNRDLWPWEYKFNIQGS; from the coding sequence ATGGGAAAACTTCTCATAAGTTATACCCCCTTTGAAATCCGGGTTGGGCTGATTGAAGATCAGTCCTTAGTTGAATACTATGTGGAACGACCATCTGAAAAAGGGCTTGTAGGCAATATTTATAAAGGTAAGATTGTAAGAGTTGTCCCGGGGATAAATTCTGCCTTTGTTGATCTTGGGCTTGAGAGAACAGCCTTTCTCTTCGGAGATGACTTAATCCCCCCTGAGGATATTGAATGGGATCGGGAAGTAACCCCTATTAGTCCCCAGGAAATCCTTAAGGAAGGCAAAGAGATCCTTGTTCAAGTCATTAAAGAGCCCCTTGGACATAAAGGGGCAAGAATTTCTACAAATCTCACTCTTCCTGGCCACTATCTTGTCTATCTTCCCTATTTTCATCATATAGGTATCTCAAGAAAGATTAAAGAAGAAGTTTTAAGACGCAATCTCAGGGAGATGGTTGAAAGATTACGACCTCCCCACACAGGGTGGATCATACGCACTGCAGCTGTTGAAGCGGATGAAAACTCCTTAAAAAGAGAGATTGAGTTTTTGCTCTGCCTCTGGGAAGATATAAAAGAAAGGGCCATGAAAGTTAAAGCCCCTGCTTTACTCTATGAGGAACTCAATATTGCCTTTCGTTCCATCCGGGATCTTTTTACTAAAGAGATCTCAACTATTCTGGTGGATGATCTGGAGTTTTATCAGAAACTACGGGACTTTCTGGAAAGATATTTTCCAGATTTTCTTTCAAGGCTTGAACTTTTTGAGGGTAATGAAGATCTCTTTTATACTTATGGTTTTCAGACAGATGTTAAAAAGCTTCTTGCAAGAAAGGTCTGGCTAAAATCAGGGGGATTTATTGTGATAGAGCCCTGCGAGGCCTTCACCGCCATTGATGTAAATACTGGAAGATTTGTGGGGGAATCTGAACTTGAGGAGACTATTTTAAAGACAAATTTAGAAGCAGCTCAGGAGATTGCCAGCCAGCTTAGATTGAGAAACATCGGAGGCCTGATAGTTATTGACTTTATTGATATGGACAATCCTGATCATCAGGAATTAGTTCTTGAGACCCTCAAGAATGCCCTTAAAAAGGATAAGGCCAAACACAGCTTTCTTCCCATATCAGACTTTGGGCTTCTTCAGATGACCAGAGAACGCCGAAGAGACTCTCTTTACGAGGTCTTTTATGAAACCTGTCCCCTCTGCGCAGGAGAGGGAAGAATCAAAAGCAGACGCACCATTTATTACGACCTCTTAAGACGAATTTTAAAGATGGGGATTCATCTAAAAAATAAAACCCTTGTGATTGAGGTTCATCCAAACCTTACAGAAATAATTGGAGAAGAGATCTTCCATCTTGAAGAGCTTGAAAAGAGATTTAATTTTAAATCTATTATAAAATCTAATCGAGACTTATGGCCCTGGGAGTATAAGTTTAATATTCAAGGGAGCTAA
- a CDS encoding D-glycero-alpha-D-manno-heptose-1,7-bisphosphate 7-phosphatase — MTKYPAIFLDRDGTINEEVGYLNHLSRLRILKGVPQALKLLQSAGFKLFVVTNQSGPARGYFPAELVDRIHDEIQKRLQRSGVNVEEFFVCLHHPEEKCSCRKPNTGLLEKAFAKYPILREKSYVIGDRLIDVELALRAGLKGILVLTGYGRGEAQYLLPKKDFRPYFIAQNLVEAAEFILKDSQI; from the coding sequence TTGACAAAATATCCAGCTATCTTTCTTGACCGAGATGGAACTATTAATGAAGAGGTAGGGTATCTTAATCACTTAAGCAGGCTTAGAATCTTAAAAGGGGTTCCTCAGGCCTTAAAGCTTTTGCAGTCAGCAGGGTTTAAACTTTTTGTTGTCACCAATCAGAGTGGTCCTGCCAGAGGATATTTTCCTGCTGAGCTTGTGGATAGGATTCATGACGAGATCCAGAAAAGACTTCAGCGTTCAGGTGTAAATGTAGAGGAATTTTTTGTCTGCCTTCATCACCCAGAGGAAAAATGTTCCTGCAGAAAACCCAATACAGGTCTTCTTGAAAAGGCCTTTGCTAAATATCCTATCCTGCGAGAAAAATCTTATGTAATCGGGGATAGACTTATTGATGTGGAACTTGCCTTAAGAGCAGGCTTAAAGGGTATTCTTGTCCTTACAGGCTATGGAAGGGGAGAGGCTCAATATCTTCTTCCTAAGAAGGACTTTAGGCCTTATTTTATTGCCCAAAACCTTGTGGAAGCTGCAGAATTTATTCTGAAGGATAGTCAGATTTAG